One part of the Salinimonas iocasae genome encodes these proteins:
- a CDS encoding cupin-like domain-containing protein has translation MPETVFDVCQHVEEVAAGDAPPLSVLTEQASPLILRGIASHWPLLEHASRSPSDAVNYLAGFYNGRPSMVYRASSAIKGRYFYEQDAASLNYESVRQNVRDFLNELLTRPQDKSLYMASAPVDTYFPGLKPDLQFSQTPHLTPTDSNEPLVSVWIGNQSLASCHFDCNENIACCVAGKRRVVVFPPEQIDNLYPGPVEKTPGGQMISMVDFHDPDYARFPKFKEAIKHAQVAELAPGDGIFIPSMWWHQVEGLSDFNILVNFWWSEAAAFLGHGMPALFHAMLAIRDRPEREKAAFKALFDHYVFGNSDNASAHIPEAGQGVLAELDELQARRLRAIIINQLNK, from the coding sequence ATGCCTGAAACGGTTTTTGATGTGTGCCAGCATGTGGAGGAAGTCGCTGCCGGTGATGCCCCGCCGTTGTCAGTGCTCACTGAGCAGGCCTCACCGCTGATCCTGCGTGGTATCGCAAGTCACTGGCCACTTTTGGAGCACGCTAGCCGCTCTCCTTCTGATGCAGTGAACTATTTAGCGGGATTTTATAATGGCCGCCCCTCTATGGTGTACCGGGCATCATCGGCAATCAAAGGCCGGTATTTTTACGAACAGGATGCAGCATCGCTTAATTATGAAAGCGTGCGTCAAAATGTCCGTGACTTTCTGAATGAGCTGCTTACCCGGCCACAGGACAAATCGTTGTATATGGCCTCGGCCCCGGTGGATACCTATTTTCCGGGCCTAAAACCTGATTTGCAATTCAGCCAGACGCCACATCTTACGCCCACCGACAGTAACGAGCCGCTGGTAAGTGTATGGATAGGCAATCAGTCACTGGCCTCCTGTCACTTTGACTGTAATGAAAATATTGCCTGCTGCGTGGCCGGCAAACGTCGCGTGGTGGTATTCCCCCCTGAACAGATTGATAACCTGTATCCCGGGCCGGTGGAAAAGACGCCGGGTGGCCAGATGATTAGCATGGTGGATTTTCATGATCCCGACTATGCGCGCTTCCCCAAATTTAAGGAAGCCATCAAACATGCTCAGGTTGCCGAACTTGCTCCCGGTGACGGCATTTTTATTCCCAGTATGTGGTGGCATCAGGTTGAGGGACTAAGCGACTTCAATATTCTGGTTAACTTTTGGTGGAGTGAAGCCGCTGCCTTTCTTGGCCACGGTATGCCAGCCCTGTTTCACGCCATGCTGGCGATACGCGATCGTCCTGAGCGCGAAAAAGCCGCTTTTAAAGCATTATTCGACCACTACGTATTTGGGAACAGCGATAATGCATCTGCGCATATTCCTGAAGCGGGTCAGGGGGTGCTTGCCGAATTAGACGAACTTCAGGCCCGACGCTTGCGGGCCATTATCATCAATCAACTCAATAAGTAG
- a CDS encoding SapC family protein → MNNNYTLLDNVTHKDIRVINQYRAEFGDNVTSVPVFATELADVMKHYPVLFYPDKDTNSFTMTALLGLARNENLFLNETLPDTYENLRSHHGWATDYVPAVIARGPFAIGLHGDGEEVMVHIDTSSPRLSEQHGTPLFLPKGGNSDYLNRIASVLHVIHQGMQVTQSMISAWQSLDLMEPLNIDIELTDGSPLKVSGYYAVSQEKVAALSADDLHTLHQKGFLQGLFLALSSLGNIQTLVDLKNIRLQHEQSSHA, encoded by the coding sequence ATGAATAATAACTACACCCTTTTAGATAATGTCACCCACAAAGATATTCGGGTAATCAATCAGTACCGTGCTGAATTTGGTGATAACGTCACGTCTGTACCGGTTTTTGCCACAGAGCTTGCTGACGTCATGAAGCATTACCCTGTGCTGTTTTACCCGGATAAGGACACCAACAGTTTTACGATGACAGCACTGTTAGGGCTGGCACGTAACGAAAACCTCTTTTTGAACGAAACACTGCCCGACACTTATGAAAATCTTCGATCGCATCACGGCTGGGCAACAGACTATGTCCCTGCGGTTATCGCGCGCGGTCCTTTTGCCATTGGCCTGCATGGTGATGGCGAGGAAGTAATGGTGCATATCGATACCTCCAGCCCACGGCTAAGTGAGCAACATGGCACGCCATTGTTTTTACCAAAAGGGGGAAACTCTGATTATCTGAATCGCATCGCTTCTGTGCTGCACGTCATTCATCAGGGCATGCAGGTGACCCAATCTATGATCAGCGCCTGGCAATCGCTGGATTTAATGGAGCCGTTGAATATCGATATTGAACTTACCGATGGTTCACCTTTAAAAGTGAGTGGCTACTATGCAGTAAGTCAGGAGAAGGTTGCAGCTTTAAGCGCGGATGACTTGCACACGCTGCATCAAAAAGGGTTTCTGCAGGGCTTGTTCCTGGCCTTATCATCACTGGGTAACATTCAGACACTGGTGGATTTGAAAAATATCCGCCTGCAACACGAACAATCCAGCCATGCCTGA
- a CDS encoding glycoside hydrolase family 9 protein: MNKKHIYLILIGLLVLTALIAIFFAPLFKTPASSDSVFINQWGFLPHQNKLAVLSSDTVRSFTVTDLKTNQAVMKSKTELNGTWQEAGKAVALADISGITSPGEYRLSVEGASPQIFAVRPDNYATIHDAAIKAYYYARAGVALDPAFAGKWHRPAGHPDNSVKVLDLPDLPASPRQKGWYDAGDYNKYVVNSGITTYTLLRAYLDHPAFYRERYWNIPESMNERADILDEILWNLDWLVTMQADDGGVYHKLTTLDFAGPVMPHKATKTRYATAKSTAATLNFAAVMSAAARVFEDKREVYLDAARQALEWVRQHPQRYYRNEQNVHTGEYGDTYLEDEFRWARIEYAISTSNSEALRAQVQTLPAVSTPSWASVDSLGYLSVLNDAQALLSSSDYQKVKTALLDYADHQVNIMQAHALRVPTVVSDFVWGSNAVMMNKAMLLEVAFALEKRSRYRDASLALVDYISGRNLTGFSFVTGFGSRSPRFIHHRPSQADNIADPVPGWLVGGPQNGHQDECKYPSDMPAMSYLDAWCSYSTNEVAINWNAPLVYVLASISAMPDTPSQ, translated from the coding sequence ATGAATAAAAAGCACATTTATCTAATTCTGATCGGGCTGCTGGTGCTTACCGCACTCATTGCCATATTTTTTGCCCCGCTGTTTAAAACGCCAGCGTCTTCGGACAGCGTATTTATCAACCAGTGGGGCTTTCTGCCACACCAGAACAAGCTGGCCGTTTTATCATCAGACACGGTGCGTTCGTTTACCGTGACCGACCTGAAAACCAATCAGGCCGTGATGAAAAGTAAGACCGAGCTTAACGGCACCTGGCAGGAAGCCGGTAAGGCAGTAGCACTAGCAGATATTTCCGGCATTACTTCACCCGGAGAGTATCGCCTGTCCGTTGAAGGCGCCAGCCCACAAATATTCGCCGTGCGACCGGATAACTATGCCACCATCCATGATGCGGCTATCAAAGCCTATTACTATGCCCGGGCAGGCGTGGCCCTGGACCCCGCGTTTGCAGGTAAATGGCATCGTCCTGCCGGACATCCGGACAACTCTGTTAAAGTGCTTGATCTACCTGACCTGCCTGCCTCACCACGGCAAAAGGGCTGGTACGATGCCGGTGATTATAATAAATATGTTGTTAATTCCGGTATCACTACCTACACACTGTTACGGGCCTATCTGGACCATCCTGCGTTTTACCGTGAGCGCTACTGGAATATTCCTGAATCAATGAATGAGCGAGCGGATATTTTAGATGAAATCCTGTGGAACCTGGATTGGCTGGTCACCATGCAGGCTGACGACGGTGGGGTTTACCACAAACTTACCACACTGGATTTCGCCGGCCCTGTTATGCCCCATAAAGCTACAAAAACCCGGTACGCTACGGCTAAAAGCACCGCCGCAACGCTGAACTTTGCGGCCGTGATGTCGGCGGCTGCCCGAGTATTTGAAGATAAGCGGGAGGTGTATCTGGATGCCGCCAGACAGGCGCTTGAATGGGTCAGGCAACATCCGCAGCGATATTATCGCAACGAGCAAAATGTGCATACCGGGGAATATGGTGATACGTATCTGGAAGATGAGTTTCGCTGGGCACGTATCGAATATGCCATAAGCACCAGCAATTCTGAAGCGTTGCGGGCGCAGGTGCAGACGCTGCCTGCGGTGTCGACACCCTCCTGGGCCAGCGTGGATAGCCTCGGTTACCTGTCGGTACTTAATGATGCACAGGCTTTGCTTTCTTCGTCTGACTATCAGAAGGTCAAAACCGCGCTATTGGATTATGCCGACCATCAGGTGAACATTATGCAGGCGCATGCCCTGCGGGTGCCCACAGTGGTCAGTGACTTTGTCTGGGGCAGTAATGCTGTGATGATGAATAAAGCCATGCTACTGGAAGTCGCCTTTGCGTTAGAAAAACGGTCGCGCTACCGTGATGCCTCGCTGGCATTGGTGGATTATATCAGTGGCAGAAATCTGACCGGCTTTAGCTTTGTTACCGGCTTTGGGAGCCGATCACCACGGTTTATTCACCACCGACCGTCGCAGGCAGACAATATCGCCGATCCGGTGCCCGGCTGGCTGGTAGGCGGCCCACAGAACGGCCATCAGGATGAATGTAAGTACCCTTCCGATATGCCTGCGATGTCTTATCTGGACGCCTGGTGCAGTTATTCCACCAATGAAGTGGCTATTAACTGGAATGCGCCACTGGTGTACGTGCTCGCCAGTATCAGCGCAATGCCTGATACACCGTCTCAATAA
- a CDS encoding sialate O-acetylesterase, with product MRVAAFLLTLFSLPALSDTHFHSLISDGAVLQRDGSVPVIVFSDEAGSLSLALDGHPIGNATIKDGRWSLSLPEQPAGGPHTLSVSGDNVALQVKDIYFGDVYLVSGQSNMELTMERVEEAYPQDVALADYPLIREFTVPDTFNFSRTLAEPEPADWKTAQSQDIESLSAVAFYFARHLYRYKGVPIGIINASLGGSPIEAWMDPALLADYPQQLKEAAPFREEAYIEATKKHDQDAATTWYSALAKKDTGLQTPAWYSDDITTADWQTFTVPGTPPFAKEGYTGSWWAKKTVNLPFDPQSPVILRLGRIRDADEVWVNGVLVGNTTYHYPPRRYEVPPQVIRKGNNVITVRITGNSGNTEFFPDKAYFIGTNNRRVSLAGDWQAKPAASMPHIAPVQTFIRWKPTGLYNAMIAPLTRFPLSGVIWYQGESNADTPDHYADMLTSMMDHWRAQWQQPALPFFIVQLANYMTPQVSPQESQWAELRAQQALAAQHDNAWLVTTIDAGEYNDIHPVDKQVVGERLALQARAAVYQDEVNESGPDVTNIELQGKNVVITLNDRQGLRQVNTPQSGFTLAGKDGQFFWAEVTRDGNQFILSHPEVSTPVTVRYAWADNPVYSITDADGWPLAPFEYDLNNNSQEAPSQ from the coding sequence ATGCGCGTGGCAGCCTTTCTACTGACATTATTTTCTCTGCCGGCTCTAAGCGATACACATTTTCACTCACTAATTTCTGATGGCGCGGTGTTGCAGCGTGATGGCTCCGTACCGGTGATCGTATTCAGTGACGAGGCGGGCTCGCTCTCGCTGGCGCTGGATGGACACCCCATAGGTAACGCAACAATCAAAGATGGTCGCTGGTCACTGTCATTGCCTGAGCAACCTGCCGGCGGGCCGCACACTCTCAGCGTCAGCGGTGACAATGTCGCACTACAGGTGAAAGATATCTATTTTGGCGATGTGTATCTGGTCTCAGGGCAGTCCAATATGGAACTGACCATGGAAAGGGTTGAAGAAGCATACCCTCAGGACGTAGCGCTGGCAGACTACCCGCTGATTCGCGAGTTTACTGTTCCTGACACGTTTAATTTTTCACGCACTCTGGCCGAGCCAGAACCGGCCGACTGGAAAACCGCACAATCCCAGGATATTGAATCACTGTCTGCTGTTGCCTTTTATTTTGCCCGCCATCTGTACAGATACAAAGGGGTGCCCATCGGCATCATCAATGCCTCGCTGGGCGGCTCCCCCATTGAAGCCTGGATGGACCCGGCGCTTTTAGCCGACTATCCCCAACAACTTAAAGAGGCTGCTCCATTCAGGGAAGAAGCGTACATTGAAGCCACAAAAAAGCACGATCAGGATGCTGCAACTACCTGGTACAGTGCGCTGGCTAAAAAAGATACCGGCTTACAAACACCGGCCTGGTATAGCGATGATATTACTACTGCTGACTGGCAAACCTTTACCGTGCCCGGTACACCGCCTTTTGCAAAAGAGGGTTACACCGGTAGCTGGTGGGCAAAAAAAACGGTCAACCTGCCCTTTGACCCGCAGTCACCGGTCATCTTAAGACTAGGTCGAATACGTGATGCCGACGAAGTATGGGTAAATGGTGTATTGGTGGGAAACACGACCTATCACTACCCTCCCCGTCGCTACGAAGTGCCACCGCAGGTTATCCGTAAAGGAAACAATGTTATTACTGTGCGCATCACCGGTAACAGCGGTAACACTGAGTTTTTTCCGGATAAAGCCTACTTTATTGGCACAAATAATCGCCGCGTTTCCCTGGCCGGCGACTGGCAGGCCAAACCGGCGGCAAGCATGCCGCATATTGCGCCTGTGCAAACCTTTATACGCTGGAAACCTACCGGTTTGTACAACGCCATGATCGCTCCGCTTACCCGTTTTCCGCTTTCTGGCGTGATCTGGTACCAGGGTGAATCGAATGCCGATACCCCTGATCACTATGCAGACATGCTCACATCAATGATGGATCACTGGCGAGCCCAGTGGCAACAGCCTGCCTTACCATTTTTCATCGTGCAACTGGCCAATTATATGACCCCGCAAGTCAGTCCGCAGGAAAGTCAGTGGGCAGAACTGCGCGCACAACAGGCTCTGGCAGCACAACATGACAATGCGTGGCTGGTTACCACCATTGATGCCGGTGAATACAACGATATTCATCCGGTTGATAAACAGGTTGTTGGTGAGCGGCTTGCCTTGCAGGCGCGTGCCGCCGTTTATCAGGATGAGGTGAATGAGAGTGGCCCTGACGTTACCAATATTGAATTGCAGGGAAAGAACGTAGTCATCACCCTTAACGATCGCCAGGGGTTACGACAAGTGAATACTCCACAAAGTGGTTTTACCCTGGCCGGAAAGGACGGTCAGTTTTTTTGGGCGGAAGTGACGCGCGATGGCAACCAATTTATCTTGTCTCATCCCGAAGTGAGTACGCCTGTTACCGTACGCTATGCCTGGGCGGATAATCCGGTTTATAGCATCACTGATGCCGACGGGTGGCCACTGGCGCCTTTTGAGTATGATTTAAATAACAATAGCCAGGAAGCACCCAGCCAATGA
- the xylA gene encoding xylose isomerase: MANYFNDIAPIEFEGPDSTNPLAFKHYNAKEKVLGKTMEEHLRFASCYWHNFCWDGADVFGGPTFNRPWLQSGDAMERAKQKADVAFDFFSKLGAPFYCFHDVDVAPEGESVKDYVNNFAKMTDVLAAKQEETGMKLLWGTANVFSNPRYMSGASTNPDPEVFARAATQVFHAMNATHKLGGENYVLWGGREGYETLLNTDLKRERNNLGRFMNMVVEHKHKIGFDGLLLLEPKPQEPTKHQYDYDTATVYGFLKEFGLEKEFAVNIEANHATLSGHSFHHEIATAFALGIFGSIDANRGDPQLGWDTDQFPNSVEEMTLICYEILKNGGYTSGGFNFDTKLRRQSIDPADLFHGHIGGMDTCALGLKKAAAMIENDFIDNAKSKRYQGWETDFGSKVANGDYTLESLAQYTEQQNLDPKHVSGQQEMLENMVNNTIFR, translated from the coding sequence ATGGCAAATTATTTTAACGATATCGCGCCAATTGAATTCGAAGGGCCAGACTCGACTAACCCGCTGGCCTTTAAACACTACAACGCCAAAGAGAAGGTGTTGGGTAAAACCATGGAAGAGCATCTGCGCTTTGCCAGCTGCTACTGGCACAATTTCTGTTGGGACGGCGCTGACGTCTTTGGTGGCCCGACATTTAATCGTCCCTGGCTGCAGTCAGGCGATGCCATGGAGCGGGCAAAACAAAAAGCTGATGTGGCTTTTGATTTCTTTTCTAAGCTAGGCGCGCCATTTTACTGTTTTCATGATGTTGATGTGGCACCAGAAGGCGAGTCCGTTAAAGATTATGTTAACAACTTTGCGAAGATGACCGACGTCCTGGCAGCCAAGCAGGAAGAAACCGGCATGAAGCTGTTGTGGGGTACGGCTAACGTGTTTAGTAACCCGCGCTATATGTCAGGTGCTTCTACCAACCCGGATCCGGAAGTTTTCGCCCGTGCTGCGACGCAGGTCTTTCATGCCATGAATGCCACTCATAAACTGGGCGGCGAAAACTATGTGCTGTGGGGCGGTCGTGAAGGTTATGAGACCCTGCTTAACACTGATCTGAAACGCGAGCGTAATAACCTGGGTCGCTTCATGAATATGGTGGTTGAGCATAAGCATAAAATTGGCTTTGACGGCCTGCTGTTACTTGAGCCTAAGCCACAGGAACCCACCAAGCATCAATATGACTATGACACGGCCACGGTATACGGTTTCTTAAAAGAATTCGGGCTGGAAAAAGAGTTTGCGGTAAACATTGAGGCAAACCATGCCACGCTTTCGGGCCATTCGTTCCACCATGAAATTGCTACGGCATTTGCACTGGGCATTTTTGGTTCCATTGATGCAAACCGCGGTGACCCGCAGCTAGGCTGGGATACCGACCAGTTCCCGAACAGCGTGGAAGAGATGACGCTGATTTGTTATGAAATCCTTAAAAATGGCGGTTACACGTCAGGCGGCTTTAACTTCGACACCAAATTACGTCGTCAGAGTATTGACCCGGCAGATCTGTTCCATGGTCATATCGGCGGCATGGATACCTGTGCACTGGGCCTGAAAAAGGCAGCAGCCATGATTGAAAACGATTTTATCGACAACGCGAAGTCAAAACGCTACCAGGGCTGGGAAACGGACTTTGGCAGCAAAGTGGCCAACGGCGACTACACCCTTGAGTCTTTGGCACAATACACCGAACAGCAAAACCTCGACCCGAAACACGTTTCCGGGCAACAGGAAATGCTGGAAAACATGGTCAATAACACCATCTTCCGTTAA
- the xylB gene encoding xylulokinase encodes MFIGIDLGTSGVKVILTNTEGELVASASSSLALSMPHPMWSEQDPQHWWDATCECLDTLSKSHNLATVSAIGLAGQMHGATLLGRGGNVLRPAILWNDGRTEKECVTLTETVPAVTDITGNLVMPGFTAPKLLWVKKHEPEVFSRIDKVLLPKDYLRFKLSGDYASDMSDSAGTIWLDVGKRDWSDSLLDACGLSRQNMPDLYEGNQVTGSLLPSLSKRWGMKDVAIVAGAGDNAAGAIGCGIINPGQAMLSLGTSGVYFAVTREFRSNAESAVHSFCHALPDRWHLMSVMLSAASCLQWYAANAGYKDVGELTADIESNTGADDDATPYFLPYLTGERTPHNNPAARGMFFGLSASTTRAHMARAVMEGVSMALADGIDAVHGCGVQADGISLIGGGVRSSYWCQMLANVSGLAMNLRQSGDVGPALGAARLAHLAMNPEIKPSYICPFPKLVKTFEPDNSHFDIYLKRRQKFRELYFAVEPHF; translated from the coding sequence ATGTTCATAGGTATTGATTTAGGCACCTCCGGGGTGAAGGTTATTCTGACGAACACCGAGGGTGAGCTTGTGGCTAGTGCCAGTAGCAGCCTTGCCCTTTCCATGCCACACCCGATGTGGTCCGAACAGGATCCGCAACACTGGTGGGATGCCACCTGCGAATGCCTTGATACTCTCAGCAAGTCGCATAATCTGGCCACAGTTTCTGCTATCGGACTGGCTGGGCAGATGCACGGCGCCACGCTACTGGGCCGTGGTGGTAATGTACTGCGCCCTGCCATCCTGTGGAATGACGGGCGCACGGAAAAAGAGTGTGTGACGCTTACCGAAACCGTGCCAGCGGTTACTGATATTACCGGTAATCTGGTGATGCCTGGATTCACCGCGCCTAAGCTGCTTTGGGTAAAAAAGCATGAGCCTGAAGTGTTCTCCCGCATCGATAAGGTGCTGTTACCCAAGGACTACCTGCGGTTTAAATTAAGTGGCGATTATGCCAGTGATATGTCTGACTCCGCTGGCACAATCTGGCTGGATGTCGGTAAACGTGACTGGAGTGACTCACTGCTTGATGCCTGCGGATTAAGCCGACAAAACATGCCGGACCTGTACGAAGGCAATCAGGTGACAGGCTCGCTGCTACCATCTTTAAGCAAGCGTTGGGGAATGAAAGACGTTGCCATTGTGGCGGGTGCCGGTGATAACGCAGCCGGCGCGATTGGATGTGGCATCATTAATCCCGGCCAGGCCATGCTGTCTTTAGGTACATCCGGTGTGTACTTTGCGGTCACCCGCGAGTTTCGCAGCAACGCCGAGTCAGCAGTCCATAGTTTTTGTCACGCCCTGCCTGATCGCTGGCACCTGATGTCGGTGATGCTAAGTGCAGCCAGCTGCCTGCAATGGTATGCGGCCAACGCTGGCTATAAGGATGTTGGCGAGCTGACCGCTGATATTGAGAGCAACACCGGTGCCGATGACGATGCCACCCCATATTTTTTACCTTACCTGACCGGAGAACGCACGCCACACAATAATCCTGCAGCCAGAGGCATGTTTTTTGGTCTTTCTGCCAGTACTACCCGTGCACATATGGCCAGAGCGGTTATGGAGGGGGTCTCCATGGCCCTGGCTGACGGCATTGATGCCGTTCACGGCTGTGGTGTGCAGGCCGATGGCATCAGTCTCATCGGGGGAGGTGTCAGGAGCAGCTACTGGTGCCAGATGCTGGCGAATGTGAGCGGCCTGGCCATGAATTTACGGCAAAGCGGCGATGTGGGTCCGGCACTGGGCGCTGCACGCCTGGCCCACCTGGCAATGAATCCTGAAATTAAACCCTCATACATCTGCCCGTTCCCGAAGCTGGTAAAAACCTTCGAACCGGACAATTCTCATTTTGATATTTACCTCAAACGTCGTCAGAAATTCAGGGAATTGTACTTTGCGGTGGAGCCGCACTTTTAA
- a CDS encoding XylR family transcriptional regulator, whose protein sequence is MFDNKHSITMLFNANKVYDRQIIEGIGNYLQSSKVDWDLYLEEDFMARLDHLDEWSGDGIIADYDNPEIQVALQKANVPVVGVGGSYRNPEDYPDVPYVATDNFELVNAAFQHLRQKGIQRFAFYGAPVDEHHRWAQERENAMLELTAKEGYECYVYRGHPVRPETWQYTIKRLADWLKSLPTPIGIVAVTDARARHLLQVCDHIGMLIPDRMSVIGIDDDEIARFLSRVSLSSVKQGCLEMGYQSARLLHKMLDGHKSPKRPILVPPERVAERQSTDYKAIADPHVMQAMHFIRQNACRGIKVDQVLDYVGVSRSNLENRFKDERGHSIHTEIHNEKLQRACKMLRESDESTSQVAKICGYPSLQYMYAVFKKHYKKTPIEYRESCKPSPVEIELDMVRAAE, encoded by the coding sequence ATGTTCGATAATAAGCACAGTATCACCATGCTGTTCAACGCCAACAAGGTGTATGACCGGCAGATTATTGAAGGTATCGGAAACTATCTTCAATCATCAAAAGTAGACTGGGACCTTTACCTGGAAGAGGATTTTATGGCCCGTCTGGACCACTTGGATGAGTGGAGTGGCGACGGCATTATCGCTGATTACGACAATCCTGAAATACAGGTGGCCCTGCAAAAAGCCAACGTGCCCGTGGTAGGGGTAGGGGGCTCTTACCGCAACCCTGAGGATTATCCCGATGTGCCCTATGTCGCCACGGATAACTTTGAACTGGTGAATGCCGCGTTCCAGCATTTACGCCAAAAAGGCATACAGCGTTTTGCTTTTTATGGCGCGCCGGTGGATGAGCACCATCGCTGGGCGCAAGAGCGGGAAAATGCCATGCTGGAGCTCACCGCAAAAGAAGGGTATGAGTGTTATGTGTACCGCGGGCACCCGGTCCGCCCTGAAACCTGGCAATATACGATTAAACGACTGGCAGACTGGTTAAAAAGTCTTCCTACACCTATTGGAATCGTTGCGGTGACCGATGCCAGAGCGCGTCACTTGCTACAGGTCTGTGACCATATTGGTATGCTGATACCCGACAGAATGTCGGTGATTGGTATAGATGATGATGAAATAGCCCGGTTCTTAAGCCGCGTCAGTTTAAGTTCAGTTAAGCAGGGCTGTCTTGAGATGGGCTATCAGTCGGCCAGACTCCTGCATAAAATGCTGGATGGTCATAAAAGCCCCAAACGCCCCATTCTGGTGCCGCCAGAGCGGGTTGCAGAGCGCCAGTCCACCGATTATAAAGCTATTGCCGATCCTCATGTGATGCAGGCGATGCATTTTATCCGGCAAAATGCCTGTCGGGGGATCAAGGTGGACCAGGTGCTGGATTACGTCGGTGTCTCGCGCTCCAATCTGGAAAACCGGTTTAAAGACGAACGCGGGCACAGCATTCATACCGAAATTCATAACGAGAAACTACAAAGGGCGTGCAAAATGCTGCGGGAAAGTGACGAGTCAACATCCCAGGTGGCTAAAATTTGTGGGTATCCATCGCTACAGTACATGTACGCGGTGTTCAAAAAGCATTATAAGAAGACACCTATCGAATACCGTGAATCCTGTAAGCCATCACCGGTGGAAATTGAACTGGATATGGTGAGAGCGGCTGAGTAG